AGGAATGAGGAACCTGCGTTACAGACTCACAGACACACCTGTTTTACACACgtcactcaaacacagaaccaggaaacAGGAAACATGTGATTTTaaggaaagagaaactgaagtgtagtCGAGCTGTtgagtgtttgtgtctctgtattcatgcagtaaaatggcagaagccagagtTTCTCAGGATGAGTTCATGTGcgcagtgtgtctggatctcctgaaggatccagtggccatccagtgtggacacagttactgtaagatctgtattacagactgctgggatcaggaggatcaaaagagagtctacagctgccctcagtgcagacagaccttcagtccaagacctgctttagctagaaacaccatgctggctgaagtggtggagaaactgaagaagaccagactctctgctgactgtgacgctggagccggagatgtgcagtgtgacgtctgtactggaagaaaatacaaagccgtcaagtcctgtctgatgtgtctgaactcttactgtcagaatcacctcgaacaacatgagagtttCTTTAGAGGAAAGAGACACAATTTGTCtgaagccactggacgactgcaggagatgatctgccagaaacatgagaagctcctcgaggttttctgtcgcacagatcagaagtgtatatgtgtgctgtgtatggatgaacataaaaaccatgaaactgtatcagctgcagcacagaggacagagaaacaggtatttaacactagacactgatgaaatattgctgacACTCATGTTTATTATTGGCAATCATATGAACAGCTTACAGTATTCACACGACAGCAGAAATAACAGCAGCTGCAAGAAGAGTTTCACTGTTTGCTGAAAAAGCACCATAAACCTTCATCAACACAATCTTTCATAAAATAGACTTTGattaagcaacataaaaaaatggaGCTGTCACACATTCACAGAGTTTGTACGTTGTTTTCAGGTGTGTGTCAGCCTCATTTGATTTAGtactttagtttgtttgtttccgGTCATAACTGCCGGGTCTCTTCCGTGTGTAGATGTGTTGTAGCTGTTCTCTCTGTTTGTAAATCTTGAAAAAAGATAAATTGAAAACCATAACCTTCATCATTGTCTTCATGTGTACTAACAACACAGTGTTGTGACAGGAGTGAACTATTCCCCCGTTCTatgacaaaatatatactttcatcagtcaaaatacaatataaatgcatTGACAGACGACTTTCTGTTCAATAAATCTGACTGAATACAGATGATTTCAGTCATTTATAGCTtcactttgttcatttattttctgtctaGAGACAGGTCTTAATTATGTAGaacacagaaacactgtcagtgtgaagctCTACGTCTGTCTGTTTGACTTTTATACTTACACTTGCAGTTTGAAACAGGCGTTAATTCATGTACAATGGTGATAAATGTTCAATTGTCACTTCTGAAGTTTGAACCTACAGTCATTAGTTATCAGCTCCACTTTTCCTGGATTCATCTGTTCATGATGATTTAGAgtcagtagttttctgtgagataCACTGTtatctgtttgtcctgcagaagcagctgaaggagacgcggaagacgctccagcagagaatccagcagagagagaaagatcttcagcagctgagagagactgtggagtctcataaggtgagtctggagaagaagagaagtttgtctccgtctcagttcagactcactgaagctgaatcactgtgtgtcctaacagcgctctgcacagacagcagtggaggacaatGAGACGATCTTTTCTGAGCTCATCcactccattgagagaagccgctctgagctgatacgactgatcagagatcaggaaaagactgcagtgagtcgagctgaagaacgactggagcgactggagcaggagatcaatgatctgagcaggagagacgctgagctggagcagctttcacacacacaggatcacatccagttcctgcaggtaacacagatctagaagaacagggtcagagtggacttgagcagatcctgctgtgacagagactcacagagaaacagttcatgagtgtcttattatataatcatcagacagactctcatctgatcttcttcttttgaaagaaatgaatggcTTTCAGCTCTGGAAATCTTGCTCAAATGTGTCTCATGTCAgaactttttaattcattcagCAGCACCACACTTCAACACATTGTGATTCATTTGTTTGGACTTTCAgttatggatttttatttgcTAATATAGGTTCCCTCTctgaataatataattttgttcgGAAAATTACAGAAAGACAAAAATGCAAGCTGATGCTAATAATGTGTTTCcttgattttgtttaaaatgtttcatgaaaTCCTGGAGTGACTGAACAATGCTTCAGCGTACTGAAACCAAACAAAACCTGACCATGTCTTAAAGGTCCTTGTGAAGTTTCAGTGTCTAGTAGTTCAGATTATGTTGTACTTATATTCATGTACAGCTCAATTTACCCATCCTTTAAAATATTCTCTGACAAAACATTCACTGTGCAACTGTCCAAACAGTCCCACAGACAAAGATCAAATCTGATGTTCCTGCAGGTTATTGGATGAAGTGTGGAGCTGataatttgtgttttctgtagagtttccagtctctctcagcacctcctgaatctacagacgtaaatgatgatctcttcagttctctcttctcttctgatgctctgagagaatctgtccatcagctgagagacaaactggaggatttctgcaaagaggagctcaagaagatctcagacagaggtaaagtcctggagattcatctgctctcagaaaccagtccatcatcatctcatatcatggagaacatcatattagaaatgtgttaggaatagatacaggatcatgagaatctcacgttcatgtctgttgatttccacagtcacactcACCAACACTGATCACTGGACCAGGaaggacttcctacaatgtaagtcagtaagaaaacaagtgtgagtgtgttcatgttcttcctgtagaaggagaaagaagagttttataactgatgatgtaaatgatgatgtgcacagatatctggtcatctgtactgagacactgatgatacactgaacatgaagagttcagatacatgaaaacatcaaacagattcataattcctgactcttatgtgttttatctccatcagattcccgtcagctcactctggatctgaacacagtgaataaacacctccgtctgtctgagaacaacagagtgattactgACACTGGCACAGATCAGTGGTATtgtgatcatccagacagatttgatgtgtatcaggtgttgtgtagagagagtgtgtgtggacgctgttactgggagattgagtggagtggagGTGTGTTTACTGGAGGTGtgtgtatatcagtgtcatataagagcatcagcaggaagggacgggGTCATGAGTATGTGTTTGgatgtaatgatcagtcctggagtttgttctgctcttcCTCCAGAtactcattcagacacaataacatacacactgctctctctgtAGAGTCCATCAGCAGGAGAATAATATTGTTTGATGATAATtatagaataggagtgtttgtggatcacagtgcaggaactctgtccttctacagcgtctctgacacaatgagcctcatccacacagtccagaccacattcactcagccactCTATCCTGGGTTTAGTGTTGGTTCTGGATCATCattgaaactgtgttgatgaatcagaatagactgatgagagattctacccataatgctttgagctgcatgatgaatcagTAACAGTCAGATGTTATAGAGcctcttcatgacattaatactgctgctgaacttctgtcagtgaaataacgttagaataaatgtgtgtaataaatcctcaaatagacagtaagatcagtttatgtgtgtgtgtgtgtgtgtgtgtgtgagagagagagagtcctgcTGAGTGacagtgtgtttctgtgcttttctcaACCTCTGTTTGTTGTTGATGGAAATCACtaatttagttaatatatattaattattaataataatgatcaataattaatgtttttattaaaaaatatttctgatcatatttttcaaTGTGTTATTTCTGTTCTCTGGCTGATATAAATAAAGCTTTTACCCACTTGATGGACAGAAGTGATGGTTTTCTTCCTCCTCTGTGCAGATCTCCAGAACACAAATCAAGCACCTCATTATAGTTTCTTCTCTCACCCTAAAATCAGCTGACATAAAAATCAGATGAATCATAAAAGGACAATACTGTATGTTGTCCTCTGTAACCATAAAATCAGACTGTTGCTTAACAAAAATAAGATTCAGGATAAGAGTTGTTTATCTAATTCTAATATAATACATGAGTAAacaaaaatgctcatgaagtcaaACACTAAAAAGTGACAAGTTTTTAATCTATTCCTGTTACTTGCTACTTAGTCTCACTGATGAATTTGCAcctaaataccataatgtcataaaagaataaaagatgaGAGACTATTAtcaaagtaatagcacacctgtTGTGTTTCAGCTGTGATCTGTTCTGTGTGTCTCGATAAAACATCATTCCTGAGAGAAAATGGTTCTTCATCAACGGACTGATCTCTTTCAGGAAGGACATCGTTGTTTATCAGTGTTTGGATTTAgatttgtgtgtattttcttttctgtctaaTTCACTCTGATTTTTAACTTTCCTCCTGTGTCTCATGGCTTCTATTTCTGGACCAACGTAATTCAAGATTTTCACAGTTTACCAAATGTTCAAAACCAGCCCTTATCACATGTTTTAGTTAATAAACCTGAATCTTTAGTCCTATGAGATCTTGCTTATAGGAGCAAAGTCCCAAGAGTGGGTTGGGCTCGGTCATGAACAAAGACATTTGGGACAAACAGATGACTATTCCCTGCTCAACTTCTCTCCCCAGGAGAGGATGAGAATCATCTACAGCATTAACATCGTAGGTCTGACTGACTGATCCAGCTATGTCTTATGGACCTTGCCTTGTGCACTGGGGCACTGGATTAAAAAAGGTCTTCTTCAAAAACTGATCCCATGAAACTGGAAGCACAGCCTTGTCCAAATGTCTTGATGTGCTGAAGCATTAAGATTTTCCATTTACTGGAAGCAAGTGTCCTAACACAACCCTTCAAAAACAGCCCCATACCATTATCCCGCCTTTACAGTTAGCACAGTGTAGTCTGACAGCTACCATTCGCCAAACCCAGAGTTGCCCATCAGACTGTGTGATTGGTCACCCCAAAGAacaggtttccactgctccagagtccagtatCTGTGTGTATTACACACTCCATTTGACGCTTGGTATTATATTTGGTGAAATGTGGCTTCATGCAGCTGCTGCCACTGAAAACCCTTTCCATGAAGCTCCTGCACAGTTTTTGTGCTGATATTAGTGTTTTTCTCTACTGTTTGTAAATGCAGACTGCATGGCTAGTGCTTGACTTTATACACCTGTGGAAATGAGTCTGATTGAAACACCAGAATTCGGTAATTAAGAGGTGTGTCCTAATAAGCCTaagaacaaattattttaaataacactcTTCCTGTGTAGTCGGTGGCTGCCAACAAAGCTGAATACAAACCAAATAATTTTGATACTCAAATGTCTCTTTACAGCATGACTGAGGCGGAGCTTAAAGTTTGTCTAGGTTTAGTGTTTCATAAAAGTCACATATTAGACAACTGGACTATGAAGCTAAACTGAACCCAGACAATCAAGTCTCTACTGTAGTTCTACTGTAAGCTATATGCATTTTTGCACCAACAGTATCTGGAAAGTTTTCCATCTGTAATCCACACAGCATATAATATGCACACAATGCTATTAAAAAAAGCTCCAATCCTCTGCATTTTAACTGTGACATATTTACTAAGTTTAAGTTAAATTCCCATACTGCTTTCTGCACATTTGTTTcgcacacactttaaaaaaaatgaatggctcatttaaaatcagtttaaattaaaaactatatataaattaaaatgcaaattatgcAATTTCTACATTTATCAGCCTTAAATCTAACTCAGAAGAAACTAAAACCACGTTTCTACTTTTATACATATTCAAACATTTTCAGATGAAATAGTTTCAATTCATGCCAGTTAATTATCAAGTTAATCATTTTAGTTATAAAAAGCATGAATGTACAACCCGACAGAGGTAAAATCTCTCATATTTCCACAGACTAAAGATTACTCTGAAGCTTCtctgtttattatgtttattcacAGCAAAGCCATGGTGAAATGCAGGTAGACTTTAAACACAATCATTTACAATACACACATTCAATGCAATTATAATTCAATTCAAAGCaattgttcattaaataacacgctatgtaaaaaaattaaataaatgtaattcataaCCCTGTATCTGAATGTAGTTTGTAACAAATATGAACAAAGTCTTCAATGAGAATTCCCAGTCGATTTGATAAGGAATAATTAGCCCATAAATTTGACATAACATGCATTTATGCAAGTTTCATTCAGTTTTCTTCTCACTATGCACTGGCCTCATCACATAATGACATACAGTCACATTTAAAACTGAAGCCCCTAAAATAGAGCTtgatgaacatattttaaaaacattaattgtcCTGTTCTAGTTCTAGCGGACATGAACACTGATTTACACTCCGTGAAGTGAGGGAAGAAGATTCCTAAACAGTTGCACGAGCAGAAATTACAGTATGAGCTTGTGAATAAACAGCAAAAGAAGCAGAGTCACGTctgcaaatgaaatgaaatctagAAATTCTAACTTGTGCATGGTCTCCTTTCCAacctttctgctgtttttttttttattagctcgGACAATGAACCTGAATAACATCTGGTGCCTAATACTGCTCAACAGTTATATCACTCCATTAAAGGCGTCATGAGAAATCACATTTTCCtcgatcttttgacatataagaggtctttgtaccattaaaacatcctgcaagtttcacaGCTTCCTCCTTAAAGCGTTTAATCGAGCTCAAAAGCAAATCCATGTCACGACTCCTTCACGAGAAACAAGCAACAAATCAGCTGTGAACTAATAGAGATGAAGCCACCGGGGAAATACGCTGCAGAGCCACTATGAGAGTTTCAAGCTTTGTTTGCAGGCCAGCTCTTATTAAAACCAAGAATTGTAGGTCCTCGCGTGTCATTCGAATGTGAGAGTATTTTaggtgtttttgtgtatttacactttttacACAGTTTCACTGGTTAGATCTTCTTGCTGCTTTTCCtagaacagaaacagaataaGTATTAGCACACACAGTGTTTCTGCACAGTGAACAGGTGTAGATGTAGTGAAATCACCTGCTGAACGCCGCTGTGATTGGGAGGATTGGGTCGATCTGTGCTGCAGATTTCACAGCCGGGTCTCGTAGACTTATTTATGAACGTACAGGAAGGACAGGACCAGCCTGACtaaagacagagagatgaaaatcaaatgatttgcTACATAATCCAACAATCTGCTTTTGTTACGTACATTAAACTGGAAGACAGATCTATATGAGGGGATACAGATTCATGtgtttccctttcaagggaacttcgaactgcatcctctaggggtcgctatggggaacacctcatcgtgacctgtgtctgaagcatacactgaaaaaaacaccaacgagttggccggcgacagcctctgacgtcactaccggcgtgaCTATAAACAgccaccgggagaacacgtcattctcttcttcgtcttcaaaactgactgttttgtttgaagcatgcatctgaaagaaccggtaagagcactctttctgtctatcatggcgactactagcaagcgtttagacaatgtgtgcatccgtgtcggcgttatttgacacccgatgacacacacgatctttgcgtcatttgtttgggtaaagagcacgcacgcgatgtctttgaggcaatctgcatgcattgtgagtgttttttcaaggaaaaagctccgctccgCTCTCGTTCATCTCtctttgcgaaaaaaaaaaaaaaaaaaaggcaaccatctgcttcccgcggttcaggacccgccgctgctgaggcacggaggagacgaatgagctcgtgagaatttcaggtggatctgtctgaatgatttAGAGAGGAACTTTCGCGCTcgtaatggcggcggacgagagagagccttgggaggatgatgttatatctttacaactttctgatactgaggttagtgctctgctgggtttttacccaggaaaagcaggagatattttgAGGATGgttgaagaagctgaggctgagccttctcaattctcctgccctgcttatgtagagctgttggagtttatggatcgcgcctcgatgagcgttatctttccgaccatagtcctctagctcaggtgagccttccatttctgcctgatctccatacagagatcgaaaggaaatgaaagaggctgtTGCGCAGGCGGAACGGCTCTATGAGAGAaaatgccccctgtagaaagagctttcattctgcgggggagacatcctctcttaatctccctccttgccatctaaaccccttcaagaaatacatctcgcttaaatggcaagacATATGcaagcagcaggtcaggctgtggctttattacacacgatggtggtgcttcaagcatatcagactgatctgctaagagacctggatagaggcaaaggcctttttcctgatcaggtagccgagctgcgccgcaccacaggcctctctccgggctaccaagcaggccgcctctgccattTGCAGGACtttggcggccatggtggtagcagagagacttctgtggatgaacctggcagacatcgggaagaaagaaaaggctttcttctcgatgctcaggtttcgccttctgaactttttggtatttccgttgagacggtgatcgagaggttggggagacgaaggcgcactccgctgctttcagatccttcgttccacgaaggtccaggtctgagcccgaacaacatagggctcctggcctgtctcgatctgaggatcaaagacgggcacagaaggctagtcgCACGACTCGCGCTCTGCTTTCAgggggcaggggtaagaggaattgtgggtcacaaggaggtaagcagaacctaagggatgtgatccagatgaggcagcgttctcgtcacagagtgatactgaggtatctactcgttctctttagggatttttaacttctgcttttatcctccccttcctaattcccctgtaaccaccagctctccacctgatcgaggttaggttgaaacctctcgcataacagtctcctatgctagacctataatgtttttggctggtcctatgttcatagcaatcaccttactgatggtccggactaaaaggaggcgccccttaagcagggctccagcgcaggaATAACCCTGTATAAAAataccctttctgtatatacttgtgtgataaattgctggtggttatgtgtctactaataaactctttggagtttcctttgcagtgctcagttacagtgtttactaaacactgtcagcaccagccatccggcttcatgttccggtattaggcggggggactgagatcacaggtttctgcgggggagcctccttgatcatcaggcctggcacagcaactgcagggaatttcaatggatgtccggccaggtcaccctgaggggtctcctggccgcttaggtgctgtcgcatccagcgggaagtgaaggtggcagttacagaagtcattcttgtatatgctgcctcaggtgatgctcccctcgctagaggtttataaattcgagcttgcctcgtcccgtgcggttcagcgcctctgcgatgcttaggaacctttaggtacacacgctaagctctgtgtactttctgaaagccacatggtggtcagggtgcacgtgaacactttgcgcactttctaaaatccaaaatccacgtattggtaagtgtgcacgcaagactctgcgcactttctgaaatcctgtatggtaagggttacgcgctccgcctcggttccctttcttgagatgattagaccttggttccttgggctccattcagccatgtgtatttgtttatacacctcaagcatcgcttTCCCCtccaacatgaggggctattcggtagcgattctcgtggtagtttagcagcgctccccttttccaagaagggtcgcctatgagcgtgcttctctgtaattcaggagttctcctctcatatgagactgagttcactgtttcttcccagagcgct
Above is a genomic segment from Cyprinus carpio isolate SPL01 chromosome A2, ASM1834038v1, whole genome shotgun sequence containing:
- the LOC122147243 gene encoding tripartite motif-containing protein 16-like, which codes for MAEARVSQDEFMCAVCLDLLKDPVAIQCGHSYCKICITDCWDQEDQKRVYSCPQCRQTFSPRPALARNTMLAEVVEKLKKTRLSADCDAGAGDVQCDVCTGRKYKAVKSCLMCLNSYCQNHLEQHESFFRGKRHNLSEATGRLQEMICQKHEKLLEVFCRTDQKCICVLCMDEHKNHETVSAAAQRTEKQKQLKETRKTLQQRIQQREKDLQQLRETVESHKRSAQTAVEDNETIFSELIHSIERSRSELIRLIRDQEKTAVSRAEERLERLEQEINDLSRRDAELEQLSHTQDHIQFLQSFQSLSAPPESTDVNDDLFSSLFSSDALRESVHQLRDKLEDFCKEELKKISDRVTLTNTDHWTRKDFLQYSRQLTLDLNTVNKHLRLSENNRVITDTGTDQWYCDHPDRFDVYQVLCRESVCGRCYWEIEWSGGVFTGGVCISVSYKSISRKGRGHEYVFGCNDQSWSLFCSSSRYSFRHNNIHTALSVESISRRIILFDDNYRIGVFVDHSAGTLSFYSVSDTMSLIHTVQTTFTQPLYPGFSVGSGSSLKLC